Proteins co-encoded in one Caulobacter rhizosphaerae genomic window:
- a CDS encoding lasso peptide biosynthesis B2 protein encodes MQLRVPDHLRYCQAQGGLMFLDIRRDRYFALPPTLEAAFLDLAQAGFRVPAEPQDAVDQLRRMGLVEMGAPPAASTRVAKRANASWTDTPPIVGHGSLVAGLGALQAVVAMRRRLGRQRLELILNAFADLRGDRPNATLGALAEPVVTFARARQWAPIRPVCLLDALALLAFLQRRGLHADLVFGVIRQPFAAHCWVEAHGVVLNDRLDRVNEFTPILVI; translated from the coding sequence GTGCAACTGCGCGTTCCCGATCATCTGCGTTACTGCCAAGCGCAGGGCGGCTTGATGTTCCTGGATATTCGACGCGACCGATATTTCGCGCTGCCCCCGACCCTGGAAGCGGCGTTCCTCGATCTGGCTCAAGCGGGCTTCCGTGTTCCCGCGGAACCCCAGGACGCCGTCGATCAGCTTCGACGAATGGGGCTTGTCGAGATGGGGGCGCCTCCAGCAGCATCGACGCGGGTCGCTAAGAGGGCCAACGCCAGTTGGACCGACACGCCGCCTATCGTCGGGCATGGATCCCTCGTGGCCGGCCTGGGCGCCTTGCAGGCCGTGGTCGCGATGCGGCGACGCCTGGGCCGCCAGCGCCTGGAACTGATCCTCAATGCGTTCGCCGACCTTCGCGGCGATCGTCCCAACGCGACGCTTGGGGCCTTGGCGGAGCCGGTCGTGACCTTCGCCCGGGCGCGCCAATGGGCGCCGATACGGCCCGTCTGCCTGCTCGACGCTCTGGCCTTACTGGCGTTCCTCCAGCGGCGCGGTCTCCACGCCGATCTGGTGTTCGGGGTCATCCGGCAGCCCTTCGCCGCCCACTGTTGGGTCGAGGCCCACGGCGTAGTGCTTAACGATCGGCTCGATCGCGTGAACGAGTTCACGCCCATTCTGGTGATCTGA
- a CDS encoding Atxe2 family lasso peptide isopeptidase — protein MVIWLSGALVAVGLASTPPTPTARIPQPSLTALIETVDIATPVISPDGQSVAFRQGAASLDSNRYSLSWWIAPLDASMAARKVGDGGQALWKAEGVPVEEAPVWSGDSRYLYYRALIDGQVQVWRSRADAAGSQAVTRDEADVDQFSLDGNHLTYVVRATRAQGLDAERALYDSGVRIDHTIDPSQALFGAVELNGRMAPERLSGRWFQRDALLGQTPETTKRLDLATQALTAAPADAARPAPPDVFAAEHVIASSSSGGFGHARLVWRDGRMTLEVVRPDGAILSCGGVCRSQSPTWIAWRPGRDQVVFATSDVALRSNLYLWSLGGGVRRIAEDLGQLGGGMFGTPCAVGAEALVCVAARALSPPRLERIAIDTGRRVVLAAPNGSAPNDGAVHAETLIWRDAKGRTFSGQLVRTPGSRRTPLFINYYRCEGYLRGGVGDEWPMVALAQAGIAALCVNPTRALSADLDMVADYQSGLEGVTAAVELLDRQGLIDRTKVGMGALSMGSEVTMWVARHTKLLAAASIASLQVEPAYYWLNGVAGRDIHDGLARAWKLGAPEATPERWKVVSAALDTEHITAPLLMQLPEQEFRPTMELFARLSNSRTPVELYVFPQERHVLAQPRHRLAAYRRNLDWFRYWLQDYRDPDPAKVEQYQRWDAMARKARGD, from the coding sequence ATGGTGATCTGGCTTTCCGGAGCGCTTGTCGCGGTCGGCTTGGCCTCCACGCCGCCGACGCCGACCGCGCGGATCCCGCAGCCCTCGCTGACGGCGCTGATCGAGACGGTCGATATCGCCACGCCCGTCATTTCTCCGGATGGCCAAAGCGTGGCGTTCCGGCAAGGCGCGGCCTCGCTGGACAGCAATCGTTATAGTCTGAGCTGGTGGATCGCGCCTCTCGACGCCAGCATGGCCGCCCGCAAGGTCGGGGACGGCGGTCAGGCGTTGTGGAAGGCTGAGGGCGTTCCGGTGGAAGAGGCCCCGGTGTGGTCGGGTGATTCCCGCTACCTCTATTATCGCGCCTTGATCGACGGACAGGTCCAGGTCTGGCGATCGCGCGCTGACGCGGCCGGAAGCCAGGCGGTCACGCGTGACGAGGCCGACGTCGATCAGTTCTCACTCGACGGGAACCACCTGACCTATGTGGTCCGCGCCACACGCGCGCAGGGTCTCGACGCCGAACGGGCGCTATACGACAGCGGCGTGCGCATCGATCACACCATCGACCCCTCCCAGGCTCTGTTCGGCGCCGTCGAGCTCAACGGCCGCATGGCTCCCGAGCGCTTGTCCGGCCGCTGGTTCCAGCGCGACGCCTTGCTGGGCCAGACCCCCGAAACCACCAAGCGCTTGGATCTGGCCACCCAGGCGCTCACGGCGGCTCCTGCGGACGCCGCACGGCCCGCGCCTCCGGACGTCTTCGCCGCCGAGCACGTGATCGCCAGTTCGTCGTCGGGAGGCTTCGGTCACGCCCGGCTCGTCTGGCGTGACGGTCGGATGACCTTGGAGGTCGTCCGGCCGGACGGTGCGATCCTGTCCTGTGGCGGGGTCTGCCGTAGCCAATCCCCCACCTGGATCGCCTGGCGGCCGGGTCGCGACCAAGTCGTCTTCGCCACCAGCGACGTGGCGCTGCGTTCCAATCTTTATCTTTGGTCTCTCGGCGGCGGCGTTCGCAGGATTGCCGAGGATCTCGGGCAACTGGGCGGCGGGATGTTCGGAACGCCCTGCGCGGTCGGCGCGGAGGCCCTGGTCTGCGTCGCGGCCCGGGCGCTCAGCCCGCCTCGGCTGGAACGCATCGCGATCGACACGGGCCGTCGCGTCGTGCTGGCGGCCCCCAACGGCAGCGCCCCCAATGATGGCGCGGTGCATGCCGAAACCCTGATTTGGCGGGACGCCAAGGGACGCACCTTCTCCGGCCAGCTGGTCCGCACCCCCGGATCCCGCCGCACGCCGCTGTTCATCAACTACTATCGCTGCGAAGGCTATCTGCGCGGCGGCGTCGGCGACGAGTGGCCGATGGTCGCCCTAGCCCAGGCGGGTATCGCCGCGCTCTGCGTCAACCCCACGCGCGCACTGAGCGCGGACCTCGACATGGTCGCCGACTACCAATCGGGCCTGGAGGGTGTGACCGCGGCGGTCGAGTTGCTGGACCGGCAAGGTCTGATCGATCGGACTAAGGTGGGCATGGGCGCGCTGAGCATGGGCAGCGAGGTGACGATGTGGGTGGCGCGCCATACCAAGCTTCTGGCCGCCGCTTCGATCGCGTCCCTGCAGGTCGAGCCCGCCTACTACTGGCTCAACGGCGTCGCCGGACGCGACATCCACGACGGCCTGGCCCGCGCCTGGAAACTGGGCGCGCCCGAGGCGACGCCAGAGCGCTGGAAGGTGGTCTCGGCGGCGCTCGACACCGAGCACATCACCGCGCCTCTTCTCATGCAGCTTCCCGAGCAGGAATTTCGGCCAACGATGGAACTGTTCGCCCGGCTGTCCAACAGCCGCACGCCGGTCGAGCTCTATGTCTTTCCCCAGGAACGTCACGTGCTGGCCCAGCCGCGCCATCGCCTGGCCGCCTACCGCAGAAACCTCGACTGGTTCCGCTACTGGCTGCAGGACTATCGCGATCCGGATCCGGCCAAAGTCGAGCAGTATCAACGCTGGGACGCCATGGCCCGAAAGGCCAGAGGCGATTAG
- a CDS encoding GntR family transcriptional regulator: MIEKAGTGERVYLAIKAFLLTDSGHRPGDRIEVADLCRRVGASATPVRAALHRMAGERLLVSHQGEGFSAPRVTEPGLSDLYQWNAALLVNAQRSAPSNAPPLRTPDLDPAAAPIAFLEALFSALAAHCDNLEVEWAVAGANDRLHRCRRAELVLVPEFVEELGELARLVMSGDPVALRQGLLAYHRKRLRLVPALARHLHGLGDRESR; this comes from the coding sequence ATGATCGAAAAAGCAGGGACCGGCGAGCGGGTCTATCTGGCCATCAAGGCCTTCCTCCTCACCGACAGCGGCCATCGGCCGGGCGACCGGATCGAGGTCGCCGACCTCTGCCGCCGGGTCGGGGCCAGCGCCACGCCCGTGCGGGCTGCGCTTCATCGCATGGCCGGCGAGCGTCTGCTGGTCAGCCACCAGGGCGAAGGGTTTTCCGCGCCCCGTGTAACCGAGCCGGGTCTGTCGGACCTCTACCAATGGAACGCCGCCCTCCTGGTCAACGCCCAGCGCTCGGCGCCGTCCAACGCGCCGCCGCTGCGGACGCCGGACCTGGATCCGGCCGCCGCGCCGATCGCCTTTCTGGAGGCCCTTTTCTCCGCCTTGGCCGCCCATTGCGACAACCTCGAGGTCGAGTGGGCGGTCGCGGGGGCCAATGACCGGCTGCATCGTTGCCGCCGCGCGGAACTGGTGCTGGTGCCGGAGTTCGTCGAGGAACTGGGTGAGTTGGCAAGGCTCGTCATGTCCGGCGACCCCGTGGCGCTGCGCCAGGGCCTTTTGGCCTATCACCGCAAGCGCCTGCGCCTGGTGCCGGCTCTGGCGCGTCACCTGCACGGCCTGGGGGATCGCGAGAGTCGGTGA
- a CDS encoding asparagine synthase family protein, with amino-acid sequence MRGDYVVILGEGPLAKALRHSLQGFKSVLEAPGVLVLAEPTLAVAALGERGVVLGAVFAKTSQALPVTAFSPSATVDIVQTAGQWLIDNVWGGYLAVIADPASGEVQILRDPSGALPSYRLRHEGLTVFCSRLDLVLEAGLSRPVLDWASVGQILAYPHLRGRRTGLRSVDELLPGERATVRSDHGTSWTSVWSPWPFADPAAAFTTPEEAARAVREAVDRSVQAWASISSPLILELSGGLDSSIIAVALADTPAATFVNFHTQAAEADERNYARKAAQAAGHGLVERLVDVSGVDVRRARPGRHARPAAQALLQPMEAVFAQMGRDGAAAAYFSGLGGDNVFCSLATAAPATDALLSFGPGRRFLAALADLAQLHQASLWEVVRLAALKAVRLRRGLGVAPITTLLTPDAEVAAPDHPWLDAPAGMPPGKQEHVASILVAQGFLDRYEHAAVAPVCFPLLSQPVLEACLRVPTWMAIRGGRNRAVARDAFADRLPAEIYRRQTKSGLNVFMGAVFDRNRAALAEQLVRGWLATAGLIDGRAVREILEAPAPGGLDMTRVLYFADVEAWARTWGQT; translated from the coding sequence ATGCGCGGCGACTATGTCGTCATTCTGGGCGAGGGGCCGTTGGCCAAGGCGCTTCGCCACTCCCTTCAAGGCTTCAAGTCGGTGCTTGAAGCGCCGGGTGTCCTCGTACTGGCCGAACCGACCCTTGCGGTCGCGGCGCTCGGCGAGCGCGGCGTGGTGCTGGGGGCCGTATTTGCCAAGACGTCCCAGGCCCTGCCGGTCACTGCGTTTTCACCGTCCGCGACCGTGGACATCGTCCAGACCGCCGGCCAATGGCTGATCGACAATGTCTGGGGTGGTTATCTGGCCGTGATCGCCGATCCCGCCTCGGGCGAGGTCCAGATCCTGCGCGATCCTTCAGGCGCCCTGCCGTCCTATCGACTACGCCACGAGGGACTGACGGTGTTCTGTTCCCGCCTGGATCTGGTCCTCGAGGCCGGCCTTTCGCGTCCGGTGCTCGACTGGGCCAGTGTCGGTCAGATCCTGGCCTATCCACATCTGCGCGGACGCCGTACGGGCCTGCGGTCGGTCGATGAACTGCTGCCCGGCGAGCGCGCGACGGTGCGAAGCGACCATGGGACGTCTTGGACATCGGTTTGGTCGCCGTGGCCGTTCGCCGATCCGGCGGCGGCGTTCACGACCCCGGAGGAGGCGGCGCGCGCGGTGCGAGAGGCTGTCGATCGGAGCGTTCAGGCCTGGGCGTCGATCTCCTCGCCGCTGATCCTGGAGCTGTCGGGCGGGCTGGATTCCTCGATCATCGCCGTCGCGCTGGCCGACACGCCGGCGGCCACCTTCGTCAATTTCCATACCCAGGCCGCCGAGGCCGACGAGCGAAACTACGCCCGAAAGGCGGCCCAAGCGGCCGGGCATGGGCTGGTCGAGCGGCTGGTCGACGTCAGCGGCGTGGATGTGCGACGCGCGCGCCCTGGACGTCATGCGCGCCCCGCGGCCCAGGCTCTGCTGCAGCCCATGGAGGCGGTCTTCGCGCAGATGGGCCGCGACGGCGCCGCTGCGGCGTACTTCAGCGGTCTGGGTGGTGACAATGTCTTCTGCTCACTGGCCACGGCCGCGCCGGCCACCGACGCCCTTTTGTCCTTCGGGCCGGGCCGTCGCTTTCTCGCCGCCTTGGCCGACCTCGCGCAGCTTCACCAGGCTTCGCTGTGGGAGGTGGTGCGTCTGGCCGCCCTCAAGGCCGTAAGGCTCAGGCGAGGATTGGGTGTCGCCCCGATCACGACGCTCCTGACGCCAGACGCAGAGGTGGCCGCACCCGACCATCCCTGGCTCGACGCGCCCGCCGGCATGCCGCCGGGCAAGCAGGAGCATGTCGCCAGCATCCTGGTCGCCCAGGGGTTCCTGGATCGCTACGAGCATGCCGCCGTGGCCCCGGTCTGTTTCCCGCTCTTGTCGCAGCCGGTTCTGGAAGCCTGTCTGCGTGTCCCGACCTGGATGGCGATCCGAGGCGGGCGCAATCGCGCCGTGGCCCGCGACGCCTTCGCCGACCGACTACCGGCCGAGATTTATCGTCGTCAGACCAAGAGCGGGCTCAATGTGTTCATGGGCGCGGTCTTCGACCGCAACCGCGCCGCCCTCGCCGAGCAGTTGGTTCGTGGTTGGTTGGCCACGGCGGGATTGATCGATGGCCGCGCGGTGCGCGAGATCCTCGAGGCTCCAGCGCCTGGCGGTCTGGACATGACGCGAGTACTGTACTTCGCCGACGTCGAGGCCTGGGCGCGAACCTGGGGCCAGACCTAA
- a CDS encoding DUF7146 domain-containing protein, whose amino-acid sequence MSLRTIVRALGGDLYDGGRRANIPAPGHSRADRSVSLVERDGRLIIHTFGDGDWRAVRDDLRARGLLTPSAARPRDPGGAAPSQARSERGDARVLVAKALWDAGRPIEGTVSARYCRGRGVAGPLPGPQTLRHHDRAPVSVYRAGRAVRPALLAAVRDRDDILTAVEITYLTWGGRRAFDLALPRKTVGMLPPGSAVRLDPAAPNMLVAEGVFTALAARDRFGLPAWALLSTSNLRRWRAPAGATSVLIAADRGVDGEASAARLARLLHAAGLVTRVALPPEPFGDWDEAAGTP is encoded by the coding sequence ATGTCCCTTCGAACCATCGTTCGCGCGCTGGGCGGCGACCTCTATGACGGCGGTCGCCGCGCCAATATCCCCGCGCCAGGCCATAGCCGGGCCGACCGCTCGGTGTCGCTCGTCGAGCGCGACGGCCGGTTGATCATCCACACGTTCGGCGATGGCGACTGGCGCGCCGTCCGTGACGACCTGCGGGCCCGGGGTCTTCTGACCCCCTCCGCCGCGCGGCCTCGCGATCCAGGCGGCGCGGCGCCAAGCCAGGCCCGAAGCGAGCGGGGCGACGCGCGCGTCCTGGTCGCCAAGGCCCTGTGGGACGCGGGTCGGCCGATCGAAGGTACGGTGTCGGCGCGGTACTGCCGGGGTCGCGGCGTCGCCGGCCCCCTTCCCGGCCCCCAAACGCTGCGCCATCACGACCGGGCGCCGGTGTCGGTCTACCGGGCGGGCCGGGCCGTCCGTCCGGCCCTGCTGGCGGCCGTGCGCGATCGCGACGACATCCTGACCGCCGTGGAGATCACCTACCTGACCTGGGGCGGGCGACGGGCCTTCGATCTGGCGCTGCCGCGCAAGACCGTGGGGATGCTGCCGCCGGGCAGCGCCGTGCGCCTGGACCCGGCCGCGCCGAACATGCTGGTGGCCGAGGGCGTCTTTACCGCCCTAGCGGCCAGGGACCGGTTTGGTCTGCCGGCCTGGGCCCTGTTGTCGACCTCGAACCTGCGGCGCTGGCGCGCGCCCGCGGGCGCGACGTCGGTCCTGATCGCCGCCGATCGCGGCGTCGACGGCGAGGCTTCGGCCGCGCGCCTGGCTCGGCTTCTGCACGCCGCGGGCCTTGTGACCCGGGTGGCGCTGCCGCCCGAGCCGTTCGGCGACTGGGACGAGGCGGCCGGCACCCCGTGA
- a CDS encoding chromosome partitioning protein ParB, which yields MSKSRIASATAAAAVASSTGPFRDGQQIQVRLGDLGLAPENLRFDEPVDDDVAQMADTMTAAGVLIEPIVRPGRKTEQPFMALDGRRRRMALLLRLERGEIDEDYRVTCKLAVSKAAQAAALVLPNTERAPVHVAAVILAIGKFRKARMDTEAIAKALGYDRLDIRRLEALAGVHPKVLDAFRQGRLTLKQVRGFARISDQAQQAELAQTALDGHFHDYQLRNLVDAGQVTVEDPRFAFVGAGRYGAAGGRLTADLFGEMPDSVLDPDVLEAQWRARIAPFVAAFKDKGLAVYVGADAGFRAPDGFETLPYVYHGDLSPAQKTARALARERIEAGRDAVRGQALEDDAVLPLIQEVLAAFGDLAQAGLSRGELGAVLLSPAPALGVDATFYASPVMEADEDDGDEDEDAFNDDDERAPEPPEPAELITPRAVVTVEGVSHALHEARTDWATRGLIRDLADDPGAALTVLVAQLFKLLALKSHVYQGESALSLKAAGYCRGTLPPHPALDGEVRGRLDARRADYLASGLRPIAFVDSLAHGEKMALLAELVAVGLDLREARTSLVRHGARAEAAEIAALCGANLSVHWTPDAAFLAVHSKTQLLTMLAEMEVEDARVAGLKKDELVAFVAEAAAERRWTPSVLSWTVAATPQEAETSAADTPQGDELAADAPAAGEAAEPMPAPIAA from the coding sequence ATGTCAAAGTCCCGTATCGCCTCGGCCACCGCCGCGGCCGCCGTGGCCTCCTCGACCGGTCCGTTCCGCGACGGTCAGCAGATCCAGGTTCGCCTCGGCGATCTTGGTCTGGCGCCGGAAAACCTGCGCTTCGACGAGCCGGTCGACGACGATGTCGCGCAGATGGCCGACACCATGACCGCGGCCGGCGTACTGATCGAGCCGATCGTGCGGCCCGGCCGCAAGACCGAGCAGCCCTTCATGGCGCTCGATGGTCGCCGTCGGCGGATGGCCCTGCTGCTGCGCCTGGAACGCGGTGAAATCGACGAGGACTACCGCGTCACCTGCAAGCTGGCCGTCAGCAAGGCCGCCCAGGCCGCCGCCCTCGTCCTGCCCAACACCGAGCGCGCGCCGGTCCATGTCGCCGCGGTGATCCTGGCGATCGGCAAGTTCCGCAAGGCGAGGATGGACACCGAGGCCATCGCCAAGGCCCTGGGCTACGACCGGCTCGACATCCGCCGGCTCGAAGCCCTGGCCGGCGTCCACCCCAAGGTGCTCGACGCCTTCCGCCAGGGCCGGCTGACCCTCAAGCAGGTGCGCGGGTTCGCCCGGATTTCCGACCAGGCCCAGCAGGCCGAACTGGCCCAGACCGCGCTCGACGGCCATTTCCACGACTACCAGCTGCGCAACCTGGTGGACGCGGGACAGGTCACGGTCGAGGATCCCCGGTTCGCCTTCGTCGGCGCGGGACGCTATGGTGCGGCGGGCGGCCGCCTGACCGCCGATCTCTTCGGGGAAATGCCCGACAGCGTGCTCGACCCGGACGTCCTGGAGGCCCAGTGGCGCGCGCGGATCGCGCCGTTCGTCGCCGCCTTCAAGGACAAGGGCCTGGCCGTCTATGTCGGCGCGGACGCCGGTTTTCGAGCGCCCGACGGCTTCGAGACCCTGCCTTACGTCTATCACGGCGATCTTTCCCCGGCCCAGAAGACCGCCCGCGCCCTGGCCCGTGAACGGATCGAGGCTGGGCGGGACGCCGTCCGAGGCCAGGCGCTGGAAGACGATGCGGTCCTGCCGCTGATCCAAGAGGTGCTGGCCGCCTTCGGGGACCTGGCCCAGGCGGGCCTGTCGCGCGGCGAGCTGGGCGCGGTCCTGCTGTCGCCGGCCCCGGCACTCGGTGTCGACGCCACCTTCTACGCCTCCCCCGTGATGGAGGCGGACGAGGACGACGGCGACGAAGACGAGGACGCGTTCAACGATGACGACGAGCGAGCGCCCGAGCCCCCCGAACCGGCCGAGCTGATCACGCCCAGGGCCGTCGTCACGGTCGAGGGCGTCAGCCACGCACTGCACGAGGCGCGCACCGACTGGGCCACCCGCGGCCTGATCCGCGACCTGGCCGACGATCCGGGCGCGGCCCTGACCGTCCTGGTGGCGCAGCTCTTCAAGCTCCTGGCCCTCAAGAGCCACGTCTACCAGGGCGAGTCGGCGCTCAGTCTGAAGGCCGCAGGGTATTGCCGCGGGACCTTGCCGCCCCATCCGGCCCTCGATGGGGAGGTTCGTGGTCGGTTGGACGCCCGGCGCGCCGACTATCTGGCGTCCGGTCTGCGTCCGATCGCCTTCGTCGACAGCCTGGCGCACGGGGAAAAGATGGCGCTGCTGGCCGAACTCGTCGCTGTCGGCCTGGACCTTCGCGAGGCGCGAACCAGCCTCGTGCGCCACGGGGCCAGGGCCGAGGCCGCCGAGATCGCCGCCTTGTGCGGGGCCAACCTAAGTGTCCACTGGACGCCGGACGCGGCCTTCCTGGCGGTCCACTCCAAGACCCAGCTGTTGACCATGTTGGCTGAGATGGAGGTGGAAGACGCGCGCGTCGCCGGCCTGAAGAAGGACGAGCTGGTCGCCTTCGTGGCCGAGGCCGCCGCCGAACGGCGGTGGACGCCTTCGGTGCTGAGCTGGACGGTCGCGGCGACGCCGCAAGAGGCCGAAACGTCCGCCGCGGACACCCCGCAGGGCGATGAGCTGGCGGCTGACGCGCCGGCCGCCGGCGAGGCGGCCGAGCCGATGCCGGCGCCGATCGCGGCCTGA
- a CDS encoding JAB domain-containing protein has protein sequence MTAFPPSLSTAIDVSSPPAALAESAGVMRFDRTDEDRAGRTRAIARRYGVDILQDVELLTLWLSRAGVEDPGAVAEAVLARFGSLTAVLAADRAELLRHLDEDAVLDLKLAREAAIRVAAAVLPGRCLLTTSGAVQAYLRSCMAGLPREEFWVLFLDRANQLLLSERMGQGTVDHAPVYPREVLRRALEIGASAMILAHNHPSGDPSPSRPDLDMTKSIVQAAGALGISVWDHMIVGRDKVLSLKGEGLM, from the coding sequence ATGACCGCCTTTCCTCCCTCTTTGTCCACCGCGATCGATGTGTCCTCGCCGCCCGCCGCCCTGGCCGAGTCCGCCGGCGTCATGCGGTTTGACCGTACTGATGAGGACCGCGCTGGCAGGACGCGGGCCATCGCCCGCCGCTACGGCGTGGACATCCTCCAGGACGTCGAGCTCCTGACCCTGTGGCTGTCGCGCGCCGGCGTCGAAGATCCGGGCGCGGTGGCGGAGGCCGTCCTTGCAAGGTTTGGAAGCCTGACGGCGGTGCTGGCCGCCGATCGCGCCGAGCTTCTTCGCCATCTCGACGAGGACGCCGTCCTGGACCTCAAGCTGGCGCGGGAGGCGGCGATCCGCGTCGCGGCCGCCGTGCTCCCCGGCCGCTGCCTGCTGACGACCTCAGGCGCGGTTCAGGCCTATCTTCGCAGTTGCATGGCGGGCCTGCCGCGCGAGGAGTTCTGGGTGCTGTTTCTCGATCGCGCAAACCAGCTTCTGCTGAGCGAGCGGATGGGCCAGGGCACGGTCGACCATGCCCCGGTCTATCCGCGGGAGGTGCTGCGCAGGGCCTTGGAGATCGGGGCCAGCGCCATGATCCTCGCCCACAATCATCCTTCGGGCGACCCGAGCCCGTCCCGGCCCGACCTGGACATGACCAAGTCGATCGTCCAGGCGGCCGGCGCGCTCGGGATCAGTGTCTGGGATCACATGATCGTCGGTCGCGACAAGGTCCTGAGCCTCAAGGGCGAGGGCCTGATGTAG
- a CDS encoding benenodin family lasso peptide, giving the protein MERTEDRIDDLIDLGAVSVETKGQFPVRPEQGIGTLNPGLSED; this is encoded by the coding sequence ATGGAACGGACCGAAGACCGCATCGACGACCTGATCGATCTGGGCGCCGTGAGCGTCGAGACCAAGGGCCAGTTCCCGGTTCGCCCCGAGCAGGGCATCGGCACGCTCAATCCCGGCCTGTCGGAAGACTAA
- a CDS encoding DUF7673 family protein, whose translation MAAPALAGPGDSGDMAMDEETQGALSRLLALAMEDDPAGRVAADLVLAWLNARLFGGFDPTQAWLLDPATAGDLVRVFTFIASAPVQPETLIDAAELAALVRRWRPGASPFPVG comes from the coding sequence ATGGCCGCGCCGGCGCTGGCCGGTCCCGGAGACTCTGGCGACATGGCGATGGACGAGGAGACGCAAGGCGCGCTCAGCCGGCTGCTGGCCCTGGCGATGGAGGATGATCCGGCCGGCCGCGTCGCGGCCGACCTTGTCCTGGCCTGGCTTAACGCCCGGCTGTTCGGAGGCTTCGATCCGACCCAAGCCTGGCTGCTTGATCCGGCCACGGCCGGCGATCTCGTGCGGGTGTTCACGTTCATCGCCAGCGCGCCCGTCCAGCCGGAGACCCTGATCGACGCGGCCGAACTGGCGGCCCTGGTGCGCCGCTGGCGGCCCGGCGCCTCGCCGTTCCCGGTAGGCTGA